A genomic window from Pseudoalteromonas piratica includes:
- the mutH gene encoding DNA mismatch repair endonuclease MutH, translating into MNKPNAPRDIPELMMRVNAIAGLTLGEIATQYAFKTPDNLLREKGWIGQLIEYVLGATAASKPEPDFPHLGVELKTLPISYTGKPLETTYVSITPLTNLHGVTWQNSVVKKKLSHVLWLPILSERDLAPTDRIIGSGFLWQPSQQEEALLKKDWEELTEMIALGNIEQLNGHFGQVLQLRPKAANSKALTQAIGPNGCEIMTLPRGYYLKTEFTRQILAKQFS; encoded by the coding sequence ATGAACAAGCCAAACGCCCCGAGAGATATTCCAGAGTTAATGATGCGAGTTAATGCTATTGCAGGATTAACACTTGGCGAAATTGCAACACAATATGCATTTAAAACACCTGACAACCTACTGAGAGAGAAAGGTTGGATTGGTCAACTGATTGAGTATGTACTAGGCGCAACTGCGGCATCAAAACCTGAACCTGATTTTCCACATCTAGGTGTTGAGCTTAAAACACTGCCTATTTCTTATACCGGAAAACCCTTAGAAACAACCTATGTGTCGATTACCCCCTTAACAAATCTTCATGGTGTGACCTGGCAAAACTCTGTCGTGAAAAAGAAGCTTTCTCACGTTTTATGGTTACCCATTCTATCAGAACGCGATCTTGCACCGACTGATCGCATTATTGGAAGTGGCTTTTTATGGCAGCCAAGTCAACAAGAGGAAGCATTATTAAAAAAAGATTGGGAGGAGCTCACTGAAATGATTGCGCTTGGTAATATTGAGCAATTGAATGGGCATTTTGGCCAAGTTCTACAGCTTCGCCCCAAAGCGGCAAACAGTAAAGCACTTACCCAAGCTATTGGTCCAAATGGCTGTGAAATTATGACATTGCCACGCGGTTACTACCTTAAAACAGAATTCACACGGCAAATTTTAGCCAAGCAGTTTAGTTAA
- the rppH gene encoding RNA pyrophosphohydrolase — protein MIDAEGFRANVGIVICNNQGQVFWARRYGQHSWQFPQGGVDQGETAEQTMYRELNEEVGLKPEDVEIIASSKHWLRYKLPKRLIRRDSSPVCIGQKQKWFLLKLRCPDEDVDLSKTNHPEFDDWRWVSYWYPVRQVVSFKRDVYRRVMKEFAPHAMPFHKKDSQWRHRR, from the coding sequence GTGATAGATGCCGAAGGGTTCCGTGCCAACGTTGGAATAGTTATTTGTAACAACCAAGGACAGGTTTTTTGGGCAAGACGCTATGGTCAGCATTCTTGGCAATTTCCACAAGGTGGTGTTGATCAAGGTGAAACGGCCGAACAAACCATGTACCGTGAATTAAATGAAGAAGTCGGTTTGAAGCCTGAAGATGTTGAAATTATAGCAAGCTCCAAACATTGGTTACGTTATAAGCTGCCGAAACGTTTAATTCGTCGAGATTCTAGTCCGGTTTGCATCGGTCAGAAACAGAAGTGGTTTTTACTCAAACTGCGTTGTCCAGATGAGGATGTGGATTTATCAAAAACAAATCATCCTGAGTTTGATGATTGGCGATGGGTAAGTTATTGGTACCCTGTACGGCAAGTTGTTTCATTTAAACGGGATGTATACCGCCGAGTGATGAAAGAATTTGCTCCTCACGCAATGCCATTTCACAAAAAAGATTCACAATGGCGGCATAGGCGCTAA